TGCCAAGCCGTTTAAGCGTGACAGTCTCATCCATACGATAAAAAAGTACATCGTCTGATTTTTTTCTTGCACAGGAATTATCTTTTGCTTAATTTTAATCGTTTCAAATTTTTGAAATGTTAAAAACTCAATGATAGAAAACGAACAGATAAAAAATGATATGATTCGTCGCTTTGGCGATGCCTACAAGGCTTTCGGCTTGAACAAGCTGATGGGTCATATAGTAGCTTTGCTAATATTCAGTCCGCAACCTGTTTCTCTCGACGATATTTGCGATCAACTCGGCAGAAGCAAGGGCCCCGTCAGCCAGATTCTCAGGCGACTTCGCGACAAAAAGCTGATCAGGAAAGCCTGGGTAGCTGAAAACAACAGAAAAGATTATTACGAGATCGAACCCGAAATATTCGAGAACGCATTTCTTAATAATTTTGATCTTATCCGGAATAATACAAGAATCGCAGGTATTCTGAGAGATATGGCAAAGGATGCGGATCTCGAGAAAAACAGTGTTACCGCTAGACGGCTTGAAGAGATGGAAAGATTTTACAAATTGATGGAAATTCATTATTTGAATTTTCAAACCGAGTGGGAAGAAGAGAGAAAAAGACTCTACTCTGAATATTAAATGAAAAATATTCATGGAAGGTTGCGCTCTTTTCGTTTTAAATTTTTCAAACGATAAAAATGGAGATTAAAAAATATGAAAAGACTTGAAAACAAAGTTGCAATCGTCACCGGTGGCGCAAGAGGCATCGGGAAAGCAGCAGTTCTGAGATTTGCTGAAGAAGGCGCAGCCGTTGCAATTTGGGATGTAAATGAAGAACTTGGAAATGAACTTGTGTCTTCCCTTACTAATGAGGGTAAAAAGGCTCTGTTTGTAAAGGTGGATGTGACAGACTTCAATTCAACAACCGAAGCTGCCGCAAAAACAGTTGAGACTCTCGGGACCATTGACATCCTTGTTAACAATGCCGGAATCACCCGTGATGCGAGTCTCGCCAAAATGACACCCGAACAGTGGAAGATGGTAATTGATGTAAATTTGACCGGTGTTTTCAACTGCACAAAGTCAGTCATGAATGTAATGATTGAAAAAGGATCGGGCAAAATCATCAACACTTCGTCTGTTGTCGGTCTCTACGGAAATTTTGGTCAGACAAACTATGTAGCCACAAAATCAGGAGTTATCGGGATGACAAAGGTTTGGGCAAGAGAGCTTGGCAGAAAAGGAATATGTGTTAATGCTGTAGCTCCCGGATTCATAGCCACCGAGATGGTGGGTACAATTCCTGAAAAAGTAATTAACATGCTTGTTGAAAAAACTCCACTCGGAAGGCTTGGTGCCCCTGAAGATATTGCAAACGCATATCTTTTCCTCGCTTCTAATGAATCCAATTATGTAAATGGAACCGTCCTTAGTGTCGACGGTGGACTGGTGATGTAAGAAGATGATCAGAAAAGCCAGAATTGCAGGTATTGGTGCCTTTGCACCGGAAAAAGTGGTGACGAATCAATTTTTCAACGATATTCTCGGAGAAGATGTCGACACCTGGTTGAGAGAAAACCTTACGATCAGAGAACGCAGATGGTGTTCGGAGAATGAGTCCACAGCCGATCTTTGCGAAAAAGCGGCTCTGGAAGCAATCAAGGATGCCGGGATTTTACCGGCTGACATTAATCTGATAATAATTGCGACAGACACTCCCGAATTCGTGTCACCGTCCACAGCATCAATCATTCAACACAGAATTGGTGCCGTCAATGCCGGAACATTCGACATTAATACCGCTTGTGCGGGTTTTGTTACAGCTTTAAATACTGCAGCAAAATTTGTTGCCGGGGACCCGGATTGCAATACCGTTCTTGTGATTGGCGGGTATGCAATGAGTAAATTCCTTGATTTACATGATAAAAAAACTGTAACCCTTTTTGCCGATGGTGCCGGAGCGGTTGTCCTGACATCTTCAAACGATGGTGAAGGTTTCCTTAACGGAGAACTTTTCTCGGACGGGCAATACAACGAGTGGATGGGAATTTATGCCGGTGGAACTAAATATCCGTTAACTTCTGAAGTCCTGGAAAATAAGGATCACCTGCTTAAATTTGTGAAAAAATTCCCAAAAGAGCTGAATCCTGAAATCTGGACAAAGATGGTTTTAAAAGCGTGTCAAAAGGAAGGAATTTCTGCGGATAAAGTTGACAGATATTTCTTTACTCAGATCAATATCAATTCAATCTGGCAGACACTCGACAATCTGGGCGTGTCACGAGACAAAGGTGAAGTTATAATGTCGACCTACGGCTATACTGGTTCTGCATGTATTCCGATGGCTTTGAATGAAGCGTACAAATCGGGCAGAATTAAAAGGGGCGACTATCTGATGTTCGTTGGCTCAGGTGGCGGTCTTGCATTTGCGTCAGCTTTGGTAAAATTCTAAAGGAGAAACGAAATGGGACTTGCCTCAAGTGAACTTGTAACTGCGGGTTGGGTTTTAATATCGGCTTATATCGCTGTGACTCTTTTCTTTGTAATCAGAGGTGCGCTCAAAGTCAAATCGATGGATGACTATGCAGTTGGAAGTGTAAATTTCCCTCCATGGACTGTCGGGTTTGCACTTGCTGCCTCGATGACAAGCGCTGCTACTTTCGTTATTAATCCCGGTCTTGTGGCGACATATGGTATCAGCGGATTTATTTCTTACGGACTGGTTTATCCGGCGGCTGCTATAATTTCGCTGATTGTCCTGACGATTGGATTTAGAAAATTTGGCTCCTCAGTTAAGGCGGGTACACTCGCACAGTGGATGGGTAAGAAGTATGAAAGCAAGGGATTCGGACTCTATTTTGCAGTTTTATCACTTCTGCTCCTGACTTTTATTGTGCTGATAGCAGTCGGACTCACAAAAGTGATTGCTAAAACACTTGATGTACCCGAAATATATGTTCTCATTGGAACAGTAATATTTGTCTTTGGTTATATGATGTTTGGTGGTGCCAATTCGATGGTCTATACCAATACCGTCCAGGCAATAATAATGCTGTTTGTGGCATTTATCATGCTCGGATCAGGTTATCATTATTTCAATGATGGAATAGGCGGTTTCATAGACAAACTTGGAAACATCGACGGAAAACTGGTTCAGGTCTATAACGAGTCAAGTTTTCTTTTCAGGGATTTCTTCGAGATATTTATCGCACAAATTGTGATCGGGGCTGCGATAGTATGCCAACCCCACATAATTACAAAATCATTGTTGATAAAAGATCCGAAAGGGGTGAAAGCTTATCTGATAAGTGGTGCAATTGCCCAGGGGATATTTTTCCTCGTTGTATTTGTCGGACTTTACGCCAGGTTACAGTTCCCTGAACTGAAAGCAGGAGAGATTGCCCTGAAAACCGACGGTATTATTCCTGCCTATGTAGTAACAGTTTTCCCGGTTTTTGTTTCGTTGTTTGTGGTTTTAGGACTGATTTCTGCCGGAATTTCCACACTTGAGGGACTGATTCAGTCACTTTCAAGTACAATAACACAGGATATTCTGAAGCCTTTTGTGATCGACAAATACTTCAAGTCTGAACCTGACCAAAGAAAGATGATCCTAATAAACAGGGGAGTAATAGCAATCCTCGCAGTTGTCTCAATATTGCTGACATATGATCAGTTAATTAACCCGAAATTGAGTGTTGCCATTTTTGCACAAAATGGCGTCTATGCTTATTTTTCAGCGGCATTTGTGCCGATTATTTTCGGTATGTTTGTCAAAAATGTTAACAGAACCGGTGTGATGGTTGCATCTGTGGCAGCAGTCGCAGTTCATTTTACAATGTATTATGGCAAGATTGCTGTTCCATTCACTGTTGCCACAGGAGAGAATCCGGGAGTGGCTGCTGCTGTAGCGATTATTATTTCATGTTTGCTGGCACTTCTGTTTCAAAAATTGCCGGGAGGAAAGAAATGAAAGAGTTTTTGGAAACCGACTGGTGCGGTAAATGGGCGACATATTCGCCCGATAAATTTTTCCTTAGGGAGCATTCGACAGGGAAGGAATGGAACTACTACGATTTCAACTGTCGTGCAAACGCACTTGCCAACTGGTTCATTTATGATCTCAAACTCGAAAAAGGAGACAGGATCGCTGTTTACTCGAAAAACAGAGCAGAATTTATACTGCTTTTTGTTGCCTGTGTAAAAGCCGGAATGATACTCGTTCCGTTAAATTTCAGACTTACTCCGAGAGAGCTTGATACTCTTATTTACGATGCGGAACCATCGGTTTTTATCCATGAGTCGGTTTTTTCCGGTGAAGTAAAAGCACTTACGACTCTCGAACCGATTCCACATAAAATTGAAATGGAAAGCATAAACACATTTTTGACGGATGAATTTTCAGATACAAAATTGCAGTTCAAAAATGTCGCTGACTTTGAAGACCCGGTAATGATCCTTTATACAGCCGGGACAACCGGCCTTTCAAAAGGAGTCATAATCACAAATAAACAACTTTTCTGGAATGCGGTTAATACTGTCCTGCGGTTAAATCTGACGCATACGGATCATACACAAAGCTACGCTCCGTTTTTCCATACAGGCGGGTGGAATGTTCTCTTAACTCCGTTCCTTTTTGTCGGTGGATCACATACATTATTAAATTCTTTCGAACCTGATACTATTCTCGATCTGATGGAGAAGGAAAAGACAACTCTTCTTTTTGGTGTTCCGACAATGCTTCAGATGTTATCTGATTCTCCACGCTTCGAGGAAACTGACCTGAGTTCAGTGAGATTTGCCATTGTTGGCGGTGCGCCGATGCCGATTCCTCTGATAAATCTTTGGCACAAAAAAGGAATTCCGATCAGACAGGGTTTCGGTCTTACCGAAGTGGGTCCAAATTGTTTTTCACTACATCACGATCATGCGATAAGTAAAAAA
The nucleotide sequence above comes from Ignavibacteria bacterium. Encoded proteins:
- a CDS encoding MarR family transcriptional regulator — translated: MIENEQIKNDMIRRFGDAYKAFGLNKLMGHIVALLIFSPQPVSLDDICDQLGRSKGPVSQILRRLRDKKLIRKAWVAENNRKDYYEIEPEIFENAFLNNFDLIRNNTRIAGILRDMAKDADLEKNSVTARRLEEMERFYKLMEIHYLNFQTEWEEERKRLYSEY
- the fabG gene encoding 3-oxoacyl-ACP reductase FabG produces the protein MKRLENKVAIVTGGARGIGKAAVLRFAEEGAAVAIWDVNEELGNELVSSLTNEGKKALFVKVDVTDFNSTTEAAAKTVETLGTIDILVNNAGITRDASLAKMTPEQWKMVIDVNLTGVFNCTKSVMNVMIEKGSGKIINTSSVVGLYGNFGQTNYVATKSGVIGMTKVWARELGRKGICVNAVAPGFIATEMVGTIPEKVINMLVEKTPLGRLGAPEDIANAYLFLASNESNYVNGTVLSVDGGLVM
- a CDS encoding ketoacyl-ACP synthase III encodes the protein MIRKARIAGIGAFAPEKVVTNQFFNDILGEDVDTWLRENLTIRERRWCSENESTADLCEKAALEAIKDAGILPADINLIIIATDTPEFVSPSTASIIQHRIGAVNAGTFDINTACAGFVTALNTAAKFVAGDPDCNTVLVIGGYAMSKFLDLHDKKTVTLFADGAGAVVLTSSNDGEGFLNGELFSDGQYNEWMGIYAGGTKYPLTSEVLENKDHLLKFVKKFPKELNPEIWTKMVLKACQKEGISADKVDRYFFTQININSIWQTLDNLGVSRDKGEVIMSTYGYTGSACIPMALNEAYKSGRIKRGDYLMFVGSGGGLAFASALVKF
- a CDS encoding sodium:solute symporter, which gives rise to MGLASSELVTAGWVLISAYIAVTLFFVIRGALKVKSMDDYAVGSVNFPPWTVGFALAASMTSAATFVINPGLVATYGISGFISYGLVYPAAAIISLIVLTIGFRKFGSSVKAGTLAQWMGKKYESKGFGLYFAVLSLLLLTFIVLIAVGLTKVIAKTLDVPEIYVLIGTVIFVFGYMMFGGANSMVYTNTVQAIIMLFVAFIMLGSGYHYFNDGIGGFIDKLGNIDGKLVQVYNESSFLFRDFFEIFIAQIVIGAAIVCQPHIITKSLLIKDPKGVKAYLISGAIAQGIFFLVVFVGLYARLQFPELKAGEIALKTDGIIPAYVVTVFPVFVSLFVVLGLISAGISTLEGLIQSLSSTITQDILKPFVIDKYFKSEPDQRKMILINRGVIAILAVVSILLTYDQLINPKLSVAIFAQNGVYAYFSAAFVPIIFGMFVKNVNRTGVMVASVAAVAVHFTMYYGKIAVPFTVATGENPGVAAAVAIIISCLLALLFQKLPGGKK
- a CDS encoding long-chain fatty acid--CoA ligase, whose protein sequence is MKEFLETDWCGKWATYSPDKFFLREHSTGKEWNYYDFNCRANALANWFIYDLKLEKGDRIAVYSKNRAEFILLFVACVKAGMILVPLNFRLTPRELDTLIYDAEPSVFIHESVFSGEVKALTTLEPIPHKIEMESINTFLTDEFSDTKLQFKNVADFEDPVMILYTAGTTGLSKGVIITNKQLFWNAVNTVLRLNLTHTDHTQSYAPFFHTGGWNVLLTPFLFVGGSHTLLNSFEPDTILDLMEKEKTTLLFGVPTMLQMLSDSPRFEETDLSSVRFAIVGGAPMPIPLINLWHKKGIPIRQGFGLTEVGPNCFSLHHDHAISKKGSIGFPNTYIQAKIVDEQGNELPIDTPGELWLKSPVVTQGYWRKPKQTAEAITDGWFHTGDILLKDSDGFFFVVDRKKNMYISGGENVYPSEVEKYLYQNPAIKECAVIGVPDERWGETGKAFIVLNQDHKLSAEDIISYCKQGLAKYKIPKHIEFLQALPKNEAGKINRQQLTNQK